From the Bacillus sp. (in: firmicutes) genome, one window contains:
- a CDS encoding C40 family peptidase, producing the protein MVVSYISLTTEEAIAKYEANYNDYKNNELKKVKQYRDSYQHIKGSLADQIVERAIWYMEHGYTVYGHGYNSYHSDGVLDCSGFIKLVYGDFGFDLTGVAKKYVDIGKRVDGVYQKIVDEYWHLEGVKHLRPGDIFTWWKERSNHTVYIGHVGIYMGELEGRPSVICTARGTPTAIGIISSFKRWYGRNFYNVQRILPEGSWTPGIVIDGHEDRGPVIPKRYVLPPQKPIIMPNRHQ; encoded by the coding sequence ATTGTGGTATCTTATATCTCTTTGACAACAGAAGAAGCGATTGCAAAATATGAAGCGAATTATAACGATTATAAAAATAATGAATTAAAAAAAGTGAAGCAGTATCGTGATAGTTATCAACATATAAAAGGGAGTTTAGCGGACCAAATCGTTGAACGTGCGATATGGTATATGGAGCATGGCTATACGGTATATGGACACGGATATAATTCTTATCACTCTGATGGAGTCCTCGATTGTTCAGGGTTTATCAAATTAGTCTATGGCGATTTTGGATTTGACTTGACTGGTGTTGCGAAAAAGTATGTCGATATAGGGAAACGTGTTGACGGTGTTTATCAAAAGATTGTTGATGAATATTGGCACTTGGAAGGGGTGAAACATCTTCGTCCGGGAGATATTTTTACTTGGTGGAAAGAGCGGAGCAATCATACCGTTTATATTGGGCATGTAGGGATTTACATGGGCGAGTTAGAAGGAAGGCCTTCTGTCATTTGTACAGCAAGAGGAACACCAACTGCTATCGGAATTATATCAAGCTTCAAACGATGGTATGGTAGAAATTTTTATAATGTTCAACGAATTTTACCTGAAGGGTCATGGACGCCAGGAATCGTTATCGATGGTCACGAAGATCGGGGACCAGTCATTCCAAAGCGGTACGTCCTCCCACCCCAAAAGCCGATTATTATGCCCAATCGTCATCAATAG